The Hymenobacter sp. 5317J-9 genome has a window encoding:
- a CDS encoding BlaI/MecI/CopY family transcriptional regulator, with protein MSKAPPPKPTDSELEILHVLWQHGPATVRAINDSLSQRRQAEVGYTTTLKILQLMLEKGLVRRDDADRSHVYRAAVREQETQGLLLDKFVDATFGGSALKLVMQALGSRQTSADELAQIRRLLNDIEIQNSTPNPDDDDRA; from the coding sequence ATGAGCAAAGCACCGCCCCCCAAACCTACGGATTCCGAACTGGAAATCCTGCACGTGCTCTGGCAGCACGGACCCGCCACCGTGCGGGCCATCAACGACAGCCTCAGCCAGCGCCGCCAGGCGGAAGTGGGCTACACCACCACGCTCAAAATCCTGCAGCTGATGCTGGAAAAGGGGCTGGTGCGGCGCGACGACGCCGACCGCAGCCACGTGTACCGGGCCGCGGTGCGCGAACAGGAAACCCAGGGCCTGCTCCTCGACAAATTCGTGGACGCCACCTTCGGCGGCTCGGCCCTGAAGCTGGTGATGCAGGCCCTGGGCAGCCGCCAGACTTCGGCCGACGAACTGGCCCAGATTCGCCGCTTGCTGAACGACATTGAAATCCAAAATTCCACCCCTAACCCCGACGACGATGACCGCGCTTGA